CTTAAAAGCAATACATTAGCAGTAAAAAAGCTGGCTATATGGATTGTTCACAAAAGCCAAAAGATGGAAGATTACTGCATAAAAGATGAcaaacagggaatataaataggTATGTTAAAATAGAGGCAAAGGAACATCTATCCTTTTAAAGATCTAATAGCTTAGAGTAAGAACATCATCCCTCCAACATCTATAAAATTAGAAAATAGATATAATAGTCCCTTTAATCAATTTCTCTTTCATTAGTAGGCCAATCTTATTTTAGAGAGCATGCCTCAATCAGGCTTTtcacaattaaaatattttactttcttgAACTATAAAACCAGTCTGAGAATTCTTAATACTACTCCCATTTGTCTGATCACCATACGAGGTTTCTAAATGACTAAGCTCAAAATACTTTACCTTtgggagatttttttcttttgtgataGCTTATGTAAGATGTAGCCCATGAAAACTGCAAGCAGAATGATAATCAGAAAAGCTGTCAGTGTTGTCCAAGCATGTATGTTAGACTTTGGGAGGGCACCAGTGACACACACACTGACAATTGCAGACAGTTCACAGTAACTATATAATGGGTCCACAACAATAGCTTTAAATACATAAAAGCCATTATAGTGTGAAAAGATtatcttgtttttattttgacCAAGAATTTGATATTTGGCTGAGGGTGATACTAGTTTAGGGCCGTCGTGATTCTTACAGCTTACATAGTTCATTCTGTTCCATGCAGTATGAGGATTTGGAGAATCTTGCTTTTGCATCATAGCCATCCAATTCTGAGGTTGAGATACACAATTGGCTTCTGCAGCGGTCAAGAGATAATCATAATTATacatgccattgacttcaaacaTAACAAAGTCAGCGGAAACATATTCCACAAATGCATTGTTTTCCCACAGTTCAAGGACTGGCAGCCACGGAGTATCATAATACTGCAGAAGGGGACACTCTAGTTTATAATAGTCATATGGAACTTTAAGATCACTTTGATCTAGCTGCGGTGTGGCAAGAAAATGGGGGTCATATATATCGTGGTCAATTGTATAAGTGAAGCTATTTTGCAGCATGCCTTGTTTAAAGAGGCCTTTGCTGCATGctgttgtgtttttaaaaaatttaatgtATTTAGTAGGCGGGCAACCTATGTTGACAAGTGCAGACAAAGGATGTATGTCAATGCAGCAGACGCCTTTGTTGAGGACATCCACGGTAAGAGTAGCCATCCCACCAGAGAGGAAGGAGCCACTGAAATGAGGGTCTGCCATGCCAGAGAAgtactgctgcagcagctgcatgtACAAGCTGTACTTAGTGTGCCCGTCATATGTGTATCCATCCTCTGTGATCTTTGCCTGGAAACCTAGCACATGGGGGTTGCTCACAGTCACTATTGGAAAGGCACCAGTACCTGGCTTTGGCACAAATGTGACATTAAGGTTCAGCTTCTGGTGCATATCAATGTAATAGATCTTGTTGTGAAACTGGCCCCTGAGGATCTCCACTGGGCACTTTTGCAGGTATGGCCATAGCTCCGTGAGCATCGACTGCACTTTGAAGATGCATTTCCAAAAGGTATAAGCCTGGGTGCCATTGCTGGGCACAAGGCTCAATAGGGTTAGCATCCCTACTTTGTTAAACATCAGCACAGCATTGCATATgcccttttggctggtgttgcTCTTTCCATTTTGCACCATAGATGTGGAGACCATATCTAGGCTTCCATAGAAAAGCTGATGGTCCCGGGTGAGGGCTGCAATCTCGGTTTTGCTAATGGCCACGTGGCAAAGGCCATTGCCAGGGAAAGGATGGGAGTTCCTGGAAAACTCCAATACAGTTACTGGCTCCACAAGCAAGCCGTTATTGGAGGAGACCAGCAGCGTGTCATTGTTCCAGAGGATGGTGAAGCCCCACAGGTGAGGATGCTGGATACGATGGATATCATGGCCCCGTGTGGACTTCAAGTGAAAGCCCATTGAGATGTGACTGGATGTCTGGCTCAGGTTGCCATTGGTGTATATGAAATAGGCCTCTCCTCCTTTCCTTTCTCCATCGCTGTGGCGGATGAGCACCCCAGTCTGGGAGAGGGAAACAAAATTGTAGACACCAAGCAGTACCCCTGGAAGTTCTGGACTCAGCTTCACGGGGGTGAACGAATAGCCCCCATTCTCTGACAGGAAGATGTGGCTTTTGGAGGGTGAATGCCCAATCTCATAGGCGAAAATCTTCATACTGATGTCTTTACAGGCTAGGTCCTGCCCTGGGTAACAGCAGTGGGTGTTTGATAGCTCAGTGACCAAGGAATCGATCCCCTGCGCTAGGATCCATTCTTCTTCCCCAGCCTTAAAGTAGTAGGAATAGACCCGTCCATTTATCACCATTGCTAACTTCGTCCTCttcacaaaggcagcagcactgacTAAGGCGCTGGAGGGCTCTAGCTCATTAGGGATGGTCAGTGGTGGGATGCTGGTCCGAAACCCATTTGTGCTGAGGAAAATCTTCTCTCCCAGGTACAAGGCTGGACTGGGATGTCCCCAGGGGTCATCCTCATTACATGGGTACTGTAGAAGGAAAGGTTCAGGGTGGCTGAAATTCAGGACAGTGCCTGACCCCTTGTCCTGGGTACTGAAGGACAGACCTGAGTACAGTAACCTCTCCTCATTGCATGACCAGGAATCAATGCTTCCCCTTGCAAGCCACAGCCATAGCCAGAGTTTAGCTAGTGAGattggccaggagcagggcaTTAGTAGTGCTCTTATCAGAACCATCCTCTTCTACCAACTTAGTCAGGAGGTTGATGCCTCACGCTCCTTATCGACATCAGCTCAAAATGGCTCCTGGCTCGTCTCACTTCCTGCTGTAAAATGTTAGAAGGAAGTTCCGAGAGGCagttgggggctgggctgggctatgGGTGGGAGCTGTTCTGAGTGTTTCCAGTATAGTCTCTGTCATGTGTAAAATGTCAGACACTCCCCAGTTTGTAACTGATACTGTACTGCTGACAATGGCCCTGATGGATAGATTTACCTCATACTTGATTTACCCCAATGGGCAATAGCCCTTACAGTCAGTTGTGCCTAATGCTAATTTTCTAAAGGATCTCTACTTGCCACTGGTGCTCCTGACCATACAATCCATTGCAGCTATGGACAATGGCTCCAATCAGTAGTTTGAGTCTCTCTCCTCCGCAAGGGACAACAACCTCTGACTACCTAGAGCAGGCGTGAGCCACTGGCTCTGGCCTGCGGGCactgcggggagccccaggcaggctccctgcttctcATCCTGCTCTCATGCTGCTCTCACACACAGCTGtggggcagtttttctttaaaatctgagagtccagaggggagtgggaagctttaggagctgctgtTACCCCAAGCacactcccattggtcagtttctggccagaaataggccaatgggagctgcttgtttcaGTAAcaagcagccatgaagcacaggGGCTCTAGAGcgcatggctgcagcctgtgtgagagtgggacaggcagggaggctgattcaggaaccactgctggcaggtaagtctcttggtagagcctacctctggcactccagtcactcccttccccaaccctctgcctcctacTCCACATACTCAATACCTGCTCCCCCATACCTATATTCCCCCCCGATctagcaccccaaccccctgcccagatcAGTCCCCtactgccctagctcacaacccaaatcactacaccctctcctgtaccccagttccAACCCCtaatgccccaggtcacaattgcctcctttacccaaactccctcccttaccccaaactcccttctgcacccattctacaccccagaccctgcacctcctccagtaATAATATGGAAGAGTGAtgttccaaattcttggagtcgTCCTCCCATaaaaacttattgcccacccctgacccaGAGGCTAGTAGCACTGCAGTTATCTCAAGAGTGCTTCTATAATTGCTTTGTCACTGTGCCTGATTTGGGTCATAGCTGAGAGTGCCAAGTTCAGAACAGACTATAGGAAACATGGCAGATACCCCCAAAATTGATGGTTtattccagtggtccccaaccttttggggctgctgggcaccagggggtggggccactcacacaccgggcacccgggggtggaGCCGCGCCCacgcccaggggcagagccacccaTGCACTGCACTCTTGGGGCcggtgctgctcctgtgctgcgAGCCCAGGGGCGGGACTGTCCAtatgccacgtgcctggggccggaacagcccatgcacCACATGGCCGGGGGGCAGGTCcgcccatgtgctgtgcgcccggggcagcgccgcccctgggccagatgcccaggggcggggatgcccatatGCTGTGCACCTGGAGCCGGCACTGcccacatgcccgggggcgggggcggccccAATCACTCAgcaggtgcacagaaatggcccaggaggcaccatggtgcccacgggcactgcgttggggaccactgactttaTTCTATCATTAGAAGTCACCAAACCAGTAACAAAAGTGAATCCTCTATCACTTTTAGTAAAAAGGAGCCAAAACAATCCCCTATAGGCAAGCCACCCCATCTCACT
The DNA window shown above is from Pelodiscus sinensis isolate JC-2024 chromosome 2, ASM4963464v1, whole genome shotgun sequence and carries:
- the CATSPERD gene encoding cation channel sperm-associated auxiliary subunit delta — its product is MPKIRELDPDAGTGLCGSNAVIPSLRYAMKENRQMLVQNLPLLRTATEEVVQLLDCSKYPCNEDDPWGHPSPALYLGEKIFLSTNGFRTSIPPLTIPNELEPSSALVSAAAFVKRTKLAMVINGRVYSYYFKAGEEEWILAQGIDSLVTELSNTHCCYPGQDLACKDISMKIFAYEIGHSPSKSHIFLSENGGYSFTPVKLSPELPGVLLGVYNFVSLSQTGVLIRHSDGERKGGEAYFIYTNGNLSQTSSHISMGFHLKSTRGHDIHRIQHPHLWGFTILWNNDTLLVSSNNGLLVEPVTVLEFSRNSHPFPGNGLCHVAISKTEIAALTRDHQLFYGSLDMVSTSMVQNGKSNTSQKGICNAVLMFNKVGMLTLLSLVPSNGTQAYTFWKCIFKVQSMLTELWPYLQKCPVEILRGQFHNKIYYIDMHQKLNLNVTFVPKPGTGAFPIVTVSNPHVLGFQAKITEDGYTYDGHTKYSLYMQLLQQYFSGMADPHFSGSFLSGGMATLTVDVLNKGVCCIDIHPLSALVNIGCPPTKYIKFFKNTTACSKGLFKQGMLQNSFTYTIDHDIYDPHFLATPQLDQSDLKVPYDYYKLECPLLQYYDTPWLPVLELWENNAFVEYVSADFVMFEVNGMYNYDYLLTAAEANCVSQPQNWMAMMQKQDSPNPHTAWNRMNYVSCKNHDGPKLVSPSAKYQILGQNKNKIIFSHYNGFYVFKAIVVDPLYSYCELSAIVSVCVTGALPKSNIHAWTTLTAFLIIILLAVFMGYILHKLSQKKKISQR